In one Pseudomonas sp. MM211 genomic region, the following are encoded:
- a CDS encoding aminomethyltransferase family protein — MANSWRISALRERHLALGSNLEDWNGMGTAWTYASDLADHHEAIRTRAGLMDVSGLKKVHYVGPHAESLLDYATTRDMAKLYPGKSVYACLLDEDGTFIDDCIVYRTGPNAFMVVHGAGTGYEMLIRSAQGRQVAVLFDDDLHDLSLQGPAAVDFLAEHVPGIRELPYFHHLQTRLFDRPVMISRTGYTGERGYEIFCKAADAPLIWDGILEKGQGHGIIPCAFTALDWLRVESYLLFFPYDNSQMYPFADQKAGDTLWELGLDFTVSPGKRDFRGAAEHYRRQGQERFRIFGVLLDGEQAAEGGDSLWHEGRQVGLITCAMYSRLSGRSMAIARVEPDIAEQGVPLQVRGSLQVSAIAHTLPFDDPEKKKRTAKG, encoded by the coding sequence ATGGCCAACTCATGGCGCATCAGCGCCCTGCGCGAACGCCACCTGGCGCTTGGTTCGAACCTGGAAGACTGGAACGGCATGGGCACCGCCTGGACCTATGCCAGCGATCTGGCCGACCATCATGAAGCGATCCGTACCCGCGCCGGGCTGATGGACGTCTCGGGCCTGAAGAAGGTGCACTACGTCGGCCCCCACGCCGAAAGCCTGCTCGACTACGCCACCACCCGCGACATGGCCAAGCTCTATCCCGGCAAGTCGGTGTACGCCTGCCTGCTCGACGAGGACGGCACCTTCATCGACGACTGCATCGTCTATCGCACCGGCCCCAACGCCTTCATGGTGGTGCACGGCGCTGGCACCGGCTACGAGATGCTGATCCGTTCGGCACAGGGTCGTCAGGTCGCGGTACTGTTCGACGACGACCTCCACGACCTTTCCCTGCAAGGCCCGGCAGCCGTGGACTTTCTCGCCGAGCACGTACCCGGCATCCGCGAGCTGCCCTACTTCCATCACCTGCAGACCCGGCTGTTCGACCGCCCGGTGATGATCTCGCGCACCGGCTACACCGGCGAGCGCGGTTACGAGATCTTCTGCAAGGCCGCCGATGCGCCGCTGATCTGGGACGGCATCCTGGAAAAAGGCCAGGGCCACGGCATCATCCCCTGCGCCTTCACCGCCCTGGACTGGCTGCGCGTGGAGAGCTACCTGCTGTTCTTCCCCTATGACAACTCGCAGATGTACCCCTTCGCCGACCAGAAGGCTGGCGACACGCTGTGGGAACTGGGCCTGGACTTCACCGTGTCGCCCGGCAAGCGCGACTTCCGGGGTGCCGCCGAGCACTACCGGCGCCAGGGCCAGGAACGCTTCAGGATCTTCGGTGTGCTGCTCGACGGCGAGCAAGCCGCCGAGGGTGGCGACAGCCTCTGGCACGAAGGGCGTCAGGTCGGGCTGATCACCTGCGCCATGTACTCGCGCCTGAGCGGACGCTCCATGGCCATCGCCCGGGTCGAACCCGATATCGCCGAGCAGGGCGTACCGCTGCAGGTGCGCGGCAGCCTGCAGGTAAGCGCGATCGCCCACACCCTGCCCTTCGACGATCCCGAAAAGAAGAAACGTACCGCCAAGGGCTAA